One genomic window of Candidatus Sericytochromatia bacterium includes the following:
- a CDS encoding nucleotidyltransferase domain-containing protein yields the protein MRLTSEQIEKIRGVADAVLGPEARVTLFGSRVDDARRGGDIDLLFETDARVEQRAEVICLLHARLLKALGDRRIDVLLRDANTPPAAVFEVAHRTGVRL from the coding sequence ATGCGATTGACCTCCGAACAAATCGAGAAGATCCGTGGCGTGGCGGACGCCGTGCTGGGGCCAGAGGCGCGGGTGACGCTGTTCGGCTCGCGGGTCGATGATGCCCGCCGCGGCGGGGATATCGACCTGTTGTTCGAGACTGACGCCCGGGTGGAGCAGCGTGCGGAGGTGATCTGCCTGCTTCACGCCAGGCTGTTGAAGGCCTTGGGCGATCGGCGCATCGACGTCTTGCTGAGGGACGCCAACACGCCGCCCGCCGCTGTCTTCGAGGTGGCGCATCGCACGGGAGTGCGGTTGTGA
- a CDS encoding multidrug efflux SMR transporter: MAWLILGLAGLLEIGFALCLQASEGFTQHRWTAATAVIGVASFYCLSRALVSLPVGTAYAVWTGIGAAGAALVGILAKGEPATPFRIMGITLIIAGVAALRLGGK; the protein is encoded by the coding sequence ATGGCCTGGCTCATACTCGGCCTTGCCGGTCTGCTCGAGATCGGGTTCGCGCTGTGTCTGCAGGCCAGCGAGGGCTTCACGCAGCACCGCTGGACGGCTGCCACGGCGGTGATCGGGGTGGCCAGCTTTTACTGCCTGTCGCGCGCGCTGGTCTCGCTGCCGGTCGGCACGGCCTACGCGGTCTGGACGGGCATCGGGGCAGCGGGCGCGGCGCTGGTCGGCATCCTCGCCAAGGGCGAGCCGGCCACGCCCTTTCGCATCATGGGCATCACCCTGATCATCGCCGGCGTCGCGGCGCTGCGACTCGGCGGCAAGTGA
- a CDS encoding ATP-binding protein yields the protein MLSLLKEIILDYQELALPTGVPRQLAIASVAGKATICMGVRRSGKSTLMLQVVKTLLDAGVSRRNILYLNFFDDRLHRLQHDNLDLILEAYFSLYPEKKHTEKVYCFFDGIQVVTGWESFVERLLRLEKCDVYITGSSAQMFSREMATQMRGRALSWELFPFSFREFLDYQGVPCDGAFSAKRRLTIQKAFETYWETGGFPEVAGLERRLRIKTHQEYFNAILFRDLVERHDIAHPRAVTDLAHWLVDHIGALYSINGLTGYLKSLGHKAPKSAVSDYLEWFEDAYVLFTVRIFDASLARANTNPKKIYCVDHALVTSVGSGILVNSGHLLESLVFMALRRVTTDIFYYKTRLGREVDFIAGRSGRSRLLIQVCESMADPQTRKREISALAEAMRELKHPHGIIVTRNEDEQLAVDSGQIEVLSAWRFLLNVSEFE from the coding sequence ATGCTGAGCCTGCTCAAAGAAATCATTCTCGACTATCAAGAGTTGGCCTTGCCGACGGGTGTGCCGAGGCAGCTTGCGATTGCGTCCGTTGCTGGAAAGGCCACGATCTGCATGGGCGTGCGGCGCAGTGGCAAGTCGACTTTGATGTTACAGGTGGTCAAGACGCTCCTGGACGCGGGCGTTTCTCGTCGCAACATTCTTTACCTGAACTTTTTCGATGATCGCTTGCACCGTCTGCAGCACGACAACCTGGATTTGATCCTCGAGGCGTACTTTTCCCTCTATCCTGAGAAAAAGCACACGGAGAAGGTTTATTGTTTTTTTGATGGGATTCAAGTGGTCACGGGCTGGGAGAGCTTCGTTGAGCGCTTGCTGCGCCTCGAAAAATGCGACGTCTATATCACCGGGTCTTCGGCACAGATGTTCTCCCGCGAGATGGCGACCCAGATGCGTGGCCGGGCGCTCTCCTGGGAGCTGTTTCCATTCTCATTCCGCGAGTTTCTGGATTATCAGGGGGTTCCCTGCGACGGCGCTTTCTCGGCCAAAAGGCGTCTGACGATCCAGAAGGCGTTTGAGACGTATTGGGAAACGGGTGGATTTCCCGAGGTCGCAGGGCTTGAGAGACGCCTGCGCATCAAGACGCACCAGGAATACTTCAATGCCATCCTGTTTCGTGACCTGGTAGAACGTCACGACATCGCGCACCCGCGGGCGGTCACGGACCTTGCCCACTGGCTGGTTGACCACATCGGAGCGCTCTACTCCATCAATGGTCTGACCGGGTATTTGAAATCGCTCGGTCACAAGGCGCCGAAATCGGCGGTATCTGACTATCTCGAATGGTTCGAGGATGCTTACGTGCTTTTCACGGTCCGGATTTTCGATGCATCGCTGGCTCGAGCCAACACCAACCCCAAGAAGATTTACTGTGTCGATCATGCGCTGGTGACCTCGGTTGGCTCCGGCATTCTGGTCAACTCAGGACATCTCCTGGAAAGCCTCGTGTTCATGGCGCTGCGCCGGGTCACGACGGACATTTTCTACTACAAGACCAGGTTGGGCCGAGAGGTGGATTTCATCGCCGGGCGTTCAGGGCGATCGCGCCTGCTGATTCAGGTGTGTGAATCGATGGCGGACCCGCAAACCCGCAAACGCGAAATCAGCGCGCTCGCTGAAGCCATGCGCGAACTGAAGCATCCCCACGGCATCATCGTGACCCGCAATGAGGATGAGCAGCTGGCGGTGGACTCTGGACAGATTGAGGTGCTTTCCGCCTGGCGGTTTCTGCTGAATGTGTCGGAGTTCGAGTGA
- a CDS encoding ABC transporter substrate-binding protein produces MYPPQRIVCLTEETVETLYLLGEQARIVGISHYVVRPPEAPKEKPRVSAFLTAQLDKIAALEPDLVLAFSDIQADICQSLIKQGLNVHCFNQRTLAEILDSIRLLGAMVGAGERAARLADDLAARVQAARERAAARGVRPRVYFEEWDEPMISGIAWVSELIEAAGGDDIFAGRSAGRLAKERFVTPEEVLAAQPQVVLASWCGKRFRRDQFEARPGFADLPAVRDGHVTEIEASIILQPGPAALTDGLAALEACMERWAADRVAPA; encoded by the coding sequence ATGTACCCGCCTCAGCGCATCGTCTGCCTCACGGAAGAAACGGTCGAAACGCTCTACCTGCTCGGCGAGCAGGCGCGCATCGTCGGCATCTCGCACTACGTCGTGCGCCCGCCCGAGGCGCCGAAGGAGAAGCCGCGGGTGTCCGCCTTCCTCACCGCCCAGCTCGACAAGATTGCCGCGCTGGAGCCTGACCTGGTGCTGGCTTTCTCCGACATCCAGGCCGACATCTGCCAGTCCCTGATCAAGCAGGGACTCAACGTCCACTGCTTCAACCAGCGCACGCTGGCCGAGATTCTCGATTCGATCCGCTTGCTCGGCGCCATGGTCGGGGCGGGCGAGCGCGCTGCGCGGCTGGCCGATGACCTGGCCGCCCGGGTGCAGGCGGCCAGGGAACGCGCGGCGGCGCGGGGCGTGCGGCCGCGGGTCTACTTCGAGGAATGGGATGAGCCGATGATCTCCGGCATCGCCTGGGTCTCGGAGCTGATCGAGGCCGCCGGCGGCGACGACATCTTCGCCGGTCGCAGCGCGGGGCGGCTGGCCAAGGAACGTTTCGTCACGCCCGAGGAGGTGCTGGCCGCCCAGCCCCAGGTGGTGCTGGCCTCCTGGTGCGGCAAGCGCTTCCGGCGCGACCAGTTCGAAGCCCGGCCGGGATTTGCCGACCTGCCCGCCGTGCGCGACGGTCACGTCACCGAGATCGAGGCGTCGATCATCCTGCAGCCAGGTCCCGCCGCCCTGACCGACGGCCTGGCCGCACTGGAGGCCTGCATGGAACGTTGGGCGGCCGATCGGGTGGCTCCTGCATGA